The following are encoded together in the Gammaproteobacteria bacterium genome:
- a CDS encoding DEAD/DEAH box helicase yields RCLIAHPSAVAQEELRALDAERLAGIDLVITSYATLMRLPNLLALRWHLAVADEAQALKNPSAKQTKAVKQLQAMARIALTGTPVENRIADLWSIFDFTHPGLLGSRKAFAGLTKNMAQHHHFGPLRTLVSPYILRRLKSDKRIIDDLPDKTEMTAWCALSSVQAALYQRAVKELAAKLETAEGIERKGLVLAFLMRFKQICNHPSQWLGDGTWKAEHSGKFGRLAEIAETIAAKQEKMLVFTQFREVTAPLAAFLGNIFGREGLVLHGGTPVGKRRELVKRFQEDEQCPFFVLSLKAGGTGLNLTAASHVIHFDRWWNPAVENQATDRAWRIGQHRNVLAHKFVCRGTIEERIDEMIRSKQQLAQNLLEGGAEINLTTMSDAELLDLIRLDIHSIGE; encoded by the coding sequence CGCTGCCTTATCGCGCACCCATCGGCCGTGGCCCAGGAGGAACTGCGTGCGCTGGACGCCGAACGGCTGGCGGGCATCGACCTGGTCATCACCAGCTACGCTACGCTGATGCGCTTGCCGAATCTGCTGGCGTTGCGCTGGCACCTGGCGGTGGCCGACGAGGCCCAGGCGCTCAAGAATCCGTCCGCCAAGCAGACAAAGGCAGTCAAGCAGCTCCAGGCCATGGCGCGCATCGCACTCACCGGCACACCCGTGGAAAACCGTATTGCCGATCTCTGGTCCATATTTGACTTCACCCATCCGGGGCTGCTGGGATCGCGGAAGGCCTTTGCCGGATTGACGAAAAACATGGCGCAACATCACCACTTCGGCCCGCTGCGCACGCTGGTCAGCCCCTACATCCTGCGCCGCCTGAAGAGCGACAAACGCATCATCGATGATTTGCCGGACAAGACGGAAATGACCGCCTGGTGCGCATTGAGTTCCGTCCAGGCCGCCCTGTATCAGCGCGCGGTCAAGGAATTGGCCGCCAAACTGGAAACCGCGGAGGGTATCGAGCGCAAGGGGCTGGTGCTCGCCTTCCTGATGCGCTTCAAGCAGATCTGCAATCATCCATCCCAATGGCTCGGCGATGGTACCTGGAAAGCGGAACACAGCGGCAAGTTCGGGCGCCTGGCCGAAATCGCGGAGACCATTGCTGCCAAGCAGGAAAAGATGCTGGTCTTCACCCAGTTCAGGGAGGTTACCGCGCCGCTGGCGGCTTTTCTGGGCAATATCTTCGGGCGCGAAGGCCTGGTGTTGCATGGCGGCACGCCAGTGGGCAAACGTCGCGAACTCGTCAAGCGCTTCCAGGAAGATGAGCAGTGCCCCTTTTTCGTTCTGTCGCTCAAGGCCGGCGGCACCGGACTGAACCTGACTGCCGCCTCTCATGTGATCCACTTTGACCGCTGGTGGAACCCCGCCGTGGAAAATCAGGCCACCGACCGCGCCTGGCGTATCGGCCAGCATCGCAATGTGCTGGCGCACAAATTCGTTTGCCGGGGCACCATCGAAGAGCGCATCGATGAGATGATCCGCTCCAAGCAACAACTGGCGCAGAACTTGCTCGAAGGCGGCGCCGAAATCAATCTGACCACAATGAGCGATGCGGAGTTGCTCGACCTGATCAGGCTCGACATCCACTCCATCGGAGAATGA